The window CAGTAATTCTGAATACGCGCAGCAGTCTATTCACACACACAGGAACCACATTTTTCTTTTGTATATTGTACTATTGATGAACATAAACTTAAAATATTCGTATCAATATCGAAACGTGCAATTATCAATATCGAAATGTGCATTTATCAATAGCCCCTAAGCGACAAAATTAAACACTATACGTAATGGAATAACGTAAATTTAAAGGAAAAGCAATCTAGAAATTTGTAATGAAGTATACGAAAGGCATTGTTAATTTTCATTCTTTGCAATTGCGTGTTCGTAAACATATTCCATACTATTTtcataatcattacattactaaTATAGACACCGAGCTAAATTTAAGAAGCTCGCATAATCAAATGCTAATAATTTAGAGAACTTTAGGGAATCACAAATATAAACAAGGTACTAGTTTCGTTCGACTGTCTAACTTTATTTTTAGCATTCAATATGCCCACATTGATCAGTGTTGAAAACtgctaattattaattataaagaaataattTCACAAGTAGCAGAATGTCACCCGAATGTTCATCATTACATGATACAATTGATTATGTTTGCGGTTAGTACTAACGTTACATAATGTCGCGTTAGATGTTCACCTTTTCTTATCACTCCGTTTAATGATAAGTACCATCTTTCTTTTAATACTTTTCTACAGCAAGCGATTAACTAATTATAATTAGTTTACTAATTTTCACCAAAATTTAGTTTAATTCAGGCGTGATGATAAATGTATCGTCGACTGTGTCAACAGTCTTTCTATACAGTTCGGTGTTGAAGTGTGATCCTTGTAATAGAATCATTAATGTGATTCCTTATGGTTTTCACAGTCGTGCACATATGTAGATATTTCTCCCAGATTCATTTCATTCGTCTTGAAGAACTTTCCTATATGTCCGCATTTTTTCCTTCTGTTAATACATACGATACGATTCAGAATCGAGCGAATGGGACAAAAGTTTAAAATGAAAGAATGACCATATTTATTGACATTGATGTAATCAAATTAATGTGTGGCACATTGGACTCGCGAGGGGCCTCCTTCGTCTTCTTCGTACGCCTGTCGTTGATCTCTTCGCCTTGCTTCCTGTTCTGGATCTAAATCCGTAAGTATACATTCCTCTGCACTCTCTGGAATCATAACCTCTTCCCTTGGAGGTAGACATTGTTCAAGCATTGGAATAACAGAGGGGTCAATAGTTTTCGGGAAATTTACTACAAATTGAATTATAAGTCTGCCACGCGTAAAAGGATCTTTGTACATCGGCATTCCTTCGTTCAAAATACATTTGAAGTCCCCGTGTTTTGTAACGGTTCCAGGAAGTGAAGTTATTACTAAATCTCTTCCATCTAAAGTACGAATAACCTTTTGGAACCCGCATAGGGCTTCTACGAGTTCTAGTTGCATTCTCATGAGCAAATCGTTGCGCGTACGCCTAAAATAGCACAACAATAAATACACATAACATACTACTATATAATTAAAATGATCACTGTAATACTGACATACTTATATCACTATAACTACATACTTGAAAACATCGTGCTCCTTCTCTTCTAGAAGAATAACAATATCTCCCGCCTCATAGTCAGGCTCTTGATCGCCCTCTCCGCTAAAAACAATCTTCTGTCCATCTACCATGCCTGGATCAACGTGAACTTCCAAAATTTTTCTATCTCTAATAGTCTTCCTGCCACCACATTGTTTACAACGGTCACGTGGATTTATACGTTCTCCTTGACCTTTGCAGTCTCCACACATAGTCTGCAGATGTTGCAACATTCCTGGTCCTAGTTGCTGAATTTGAACTTGCATACCAGATCCGTGACATGTTGAACATTGTTCCACAGAGCCTTTCTTACCACCGATACCTATACACAAATAATTAACAAAGAATAAACAATTAATATCGATAGTTCCTCAACAAATATGATTTCGCATTTTAAACAAGATTTTCAATAACTGTTGATAAATAATAtctaccttcgcatttatcacaaatAACATTCTTCTGCAAAGCTAATTTGCGAAGAGTGCCCTTATATAGTTCCTCtagcgaaacagacaattgatgtATAACATCTTGACCTTTGCGTTCTCTCCTTCTGCCTCTTTCACCAAAACCTGGTCCAAAGAACATGTCAAAGATATCCATGGGCGAAGAGAATACGCTGCTTCCGCCACCACCTTCTTTCAAAGCTTGTTCTCCACCCTGATCATAAATTCTCTTCTTTTCAGGATTCGATAATACTTCATATGCTTGTGAGATTTGTTTAAActgcaataaaaataataatgctTACTAATCCTTTAATAATGATTAATTAATATATTGCATTTAAAAGAATGTAATACTAACTCTTTCTCCTTCATTAGGATTCTTATCAGGATGAAACTTCAAAGCAAGTTTCCTGTAAGCCTTTTTTAAATCTTCTTGCGTACACCCAGGTTTCACACCCAACACATCATAATATGTTGTTTCTTTCACCATTTTCAATATAACTTATTTTTCACTGCTCAAACCGATTTGCTATTGTTATGTTAGTACTACCCCtgctaataataaataaatttaatacttaCTTTAttatgatttaaaaattttagtataaATACTGATCACACAAAGATGCTTATATAATCTTGATCTCTGACTTTTGACTCATAAAAGGTCATAAACTCAAAAATTCAAAAACTTTAAACATATATAATAGACATTTTTAATGAAACAATAAGTTTGCATGAAAGAAGCATTTTTCATTATTTgcaaagaataaaataaaaacaaaaaatagcTCAATGCTCTCAGAATTTTTTCTACTCCTTTAAGAGTAAATTTGATTAATCAAACAATAACTTATTATTTGTCAAGATATTCTCCTACATACAGCTACATACAACAAAATTCTGAACATTACATAGTTAAACACTTTCCTCTACTACCCTTGACTTTAGTTGAACAATTTTTTCTTGTATCTATAAGCAGCAGATATTTAGGTACCTTTGTTTTAAAAAGTTACTTTATATATTCTCAGTTTTTAAAGTttccaaattttcaaatttaaaacctTTCCCAGTTAACAGAACATTAAATCCTTAGTAAGATAGTATTTAAACACACTATTTACATAGAAATTTTTCAGAAGGATATAACATTACTGAATGATTTGTTTTAAATATCTAATATATCAAGTGATgattatttcttttttcaaaaaGTAATAAAACTAGGAACATATCTGATCAATCCctttcatgaaaaaaatattaatctgagttTATATAATGCAAACAGTACTCAGCATTCTATGCTGAAGAATCAATAGTAGTACTTAAATCTAATAGTAATTTCTAAATAATAACTCAATAGCTGCTAAAAAAGACACTACTTATTTCTGTAAAATTAATACTTTTTTCagttttgtaaatatttattattaattgtttGAGTGGAACACAACCATGCTACTTTTGTAGTTTTGATACAAACAATGCCAACAAATGTAATTGTAGTTCTGTTTCTGTGTAATTCATTTATTAGAAGCATATTTTATGGCTAATATGAGAAATGAACATTTACAAAATAGATTTGTAAACAGAAAAAAATACTTCATCAAAGAAACCAATCATTATTTGACCTTGTAATGCACAAAACATACATGTACTGATTCTATTAAGCAAACACTTTTGCatatttgaattaaaatttcattaaataataCTGTTCCATCATAGGACAGGAAAAACTTCAAAACCTAATATACTCTAAAACTGTGCTTGTTATGCTTAAATTAAATACCCAGATAAAATTCCTTTGTCATCtgtgattctatcaatatttaaatgcGCAATATACTTGATTCAAAAATGGAATTGCACACAATGACCTTGAATTTTAAGTAtttctaattttaataataatacaaatttattaCAGACATACTATAATTACTAAATAGTTGTGAAATTGGTAAATTTTTAAAGCGGTTTCATGTTAAACGAAAACTTTGTAATGGATATATTAAACTTCAAATCCTACGAACTGTTCGTAGAACTATCTGGTACATTATATCCATGTGCGTCTTTGGTTTCAAAATGGCGACGGGGATCATTTTGATGTAGGAAAATGTTACTAATTGATACGGAAGAGAAAATTGAAACGTGGTTTCGGTATAACGCACTGTTCATTTTATCATGAACAAAGAACACTAACACTTTCTAGATCCTTCGTTACTGTATATATATGCATACATGAATATACCACATTGAAAGTTTGGCTGCCGGTTAAGACCATGTAcgagaaagaaaataaatttcagaaTAATTATTATGTCAAGCGGAACATTAATACTGTTTTACATTTCAAATTGCACAAATGGAAGCAGATATTGTAATATTATTCGTATCTAAGTGACAGATATAGACTACAACTTCAACCGCATTTCGTATTGACACGAGTAAAGAATATAGAATCCACCATTTTTCAACGTTAAAGTGCGAGTCACGGGCGCGCACAAGTCTAGTAGAATAACACAATTAATTGACTCATATTTCGTAATATTCAATATGCTTAAGCGTATACAAAACTAGTATTCAACCTTCAAACGTCCACGTCAAGTTTGAAAATTATTGAAACTGCGTTGAAATCACGTTAATATACTCTTTAGTGTCTTCAAATGTTCTATCGTAACTTGACTTTACATTCTAATGCTACGTAAATTCCTATCCCAAGAAAAATTCACGAGCTCGTAATCGATCGCATCGTTCAATGACGAAAATTTTATTCGCCTGCGCACATTTTCTAATATACTCTTATGATCATTACATTGCCGTTTAATCCTACCTGTATCAGCAGAAAGAAAACCGCTCGTGGGAAATATTCGCGTGCCGTAAACGATCGTCTTGCTCCACGTACTAGTATTTGACGAACTGTTATAAATGCATAGAATTCTCACCAATATTAGTGCCCGTACCCGTTCTCGAAACTTCCTAGAAGAGTAATGGACGTTACGCCGAAGAGAACCAATCAGATAGACGGAACACTGCAGCTAACGCTAAATGCAATTACGGTCTTCCCAAGAACTTTGTACTGATATGTACCTCTGCTCCATCGATAACAAATTGTAGTTATTTATTTCTATACCAGACAAATATATTGAAATGTGAATAATACAAGTgttgtaaattttaattattgtttgaattatttattatgACATAATAGTGTTTGAAAATGCTTTTGTTAATAATTcaatagaaattaaaaatacatatcTGTATTTGTTGTGTGCAGCAATATAGGTTTCATGAATTCATATATATTAAGAAACTAAATTAAAAGAACGTTATAATTTATTAGCATTGCTTTAAAGcaattataattgtttaatttaatttaaaacatgACTTTAAGAATTCTTAGTTACATACTTAAAATCCCTAAGTGAGAAGAATATTACGTTGTTTCGTTTTAAATTGAAGTTTCGTTGCATTGATTCAAATAACTAATTACACAATATAGTATTGTTTGCTCCTACGtacatataaaaatttcaattataaaatgatgtataaagaaaaataaactattttGTTAACTATACATAGAAATATTAGTTAGAAAATAACTCGTCCGTAGATAGCGCTACACGTTTCCGGTGCTGTTCTTTTGCTGGCGGTACGATAATCAAGCAAAATGGTATGTATTTTGTATCCCAAAACTGTTGATTAATCGTTGaagaaaatatagaatatttgCGAAAAATCTTATCAATGATGAGTTATTATTTGTCCTTTACAAATATAATTTGCAAATACTGTTTTTATCAACATCtatcatttatattattatgACATGAATGTTCCAACCAACAATATACATGCTGTTAATATATCAgtgaaaatgtaaataaaagtaGTTGATCTCACTAAGCAAATTATATTACGAAATAAAGTgttcttatttattttaaatgcaattatttagaatattataatcgtaatttaataatattaagcAAAACAATCTCGAAATCCTGTTATTTTTTACAGACGGAGGGTACAGCCACAATTAGAACTAGAAAGTTCATGAGTAATCGGCTATTATGCCGAAAACAAATGGTATGTGTTCGTATAAACTTATATTAAATCCTCGTTTCCCGATTTTCATAACTGTTTGTTTCCATAGACATTTCTGTATTCATTCAACACTAATGCTTTGTTTTAGGTTGTAGATGTCTTCCATCCAGGACATCCATCAGTCCGTAAAACTGAGATACGTGAAAAATTAGCTAAAATGTACAAAGTTACACCTGATGTAGTATTTGTTTTTGGTTTCCAAACCAACTTTGGTGGTGGTAAATCTACTGGATTTGCATTGGTCTACGATACCTTAGACTTTGCTAAGAAATTTGAACCCAAATACAGGTTAGCAAGGCATGGACTATTTGAAAAACAAAAGCAAACAAGGAAACAACGTAAAGAACGTAAGAATAGGATGAAGAAAGTTAGAGGTACAAAGAAGAGTAAAGTAGGAGCTGCATCTAAAAAGGTATGATAATACTGTTTCTACTTTTAACAACTGTTAACTGCATATAATGCTACTTAAATGTGATAGCTTTTTTAAATTTACGTAAAGtcaatgtttttttaaataatacagtagtgcccacataagtgatcACGGTTATtcccaccaattcttagaagccaagcAGCTTCGAATATCGTGCGTGTCGAGCGTAACTTGACGCCGGTCGTTATCAATATATTGTATATATGGTTTCGAgtgccagctattgtatctcagTCGCACTTATCttctttccttatctccgttgaattctgagaagtaaccatgcccacataaatgaccgcgACCGGTCCTGAGCGTGGTCaattaagtgggcactactgtattaccagacaaaataatatttttattaaactagTAATTTGGaggtgggttatgcattcattgGTGGTGGTTCTTTTCTTACATGGTTCCTATAAACTTCATCATTTTATCatcattaatataaatatcaatAGACATTTAAAGATGTACAATTGATATATTGTTTCTAAATATTCATTacctgttaataaattattaaattattagtaaataattaatatttacttTACACAGCAATGCTTGAATAaccaaatgaaaatataatgacCGAATAAAAAGTTCTATGTAAATTTCTTTAGCTACCACTTGCCTAGCTTTTTAtagtaatatatattttattattgcattttttgtatagttaaaaacagttacaaaaatatatttaaacatttctaTGCTAATATTCATGTTCCTGCTTTTATTTGATTCTTCAATCTATTAGTCAATGAGCATGATTTTATTTGATTATTGGGCAATGACATTGCTCGGGTTAATGCAAAGATAGTGGTTAATAgttttaagattttctttttaattaaaatttaagcATATAACCAGATATAAAGGATTTTACATATTAAGGTTTAATATTGAAACATATCCAGTAGTTTTAATTCCTTTAATTTGTATTGCTTTTTAAGCTacaattgaataaaaataaatcaaattaGCTTCTCAAATCAAAGTAGCAGTCAAATGCTGCTGTTTTGATTTTAGgataacaaaataaaatttttaaacactGACTGGATATGTGAATGATTAATatgattttattatattttacataACATGGACAGTATCATACCATATCAATGTTTTTCTATAATGCATGTTATACAGTGGTATAcgctttttatttatattctagGGAAGGAAGTAGACAAATGCTCATCATTTGTACTACAAGCCTCAAGAAGGAACTTAATTATGATGCTCATACATGGTCAGCATGCAAACTTCTAAGTTTCTTTTCCCTGTTTGCAATTAGCTTTCCTCGCTTTTCCTTTCCTTTAATTTTCGTTAAATACATCGTGCGTTGTGATTTTCGtataatatgaaatatttttcgaaacacgaatttatttctttcaatgcataatatttaatttattggaGTTATATATCTTTAATCCATTCACTGTCTTTTATTTACTCACATGTGTTGATTTTTCTAAGTGAAAAAATTGTGCATATACACGATTACATATTGGGATTTTTATTAACATTTATCATTTGTAGACAATGCCGCACAATGAGTGGTACAATTAAATACAAGGCGATTCTACGTGTAGAAATAAATCGTAAATgtataatgaaactttttctttagGAGTCTTCAAAAAACATTTTTGAAAAAGTTGATTTGAAACTATTTGGATTACAGGTGCATTCTAACATTAAATACTGCTAATAAATCTCGCAACAGGTGTCTTCCGTATTTATATACATTGTATATaagtaataatttataattaaaaatactattttgtaataaataatgTTGCACACTTTGCATATAAACACGATAGAGACGTGAAACAGAAATTTACCAACCAAGTCAAGATATAAGTTACATATTTTCAAAGTCAACTTTTTTTAAAAACGAATCCTAGtacaaaaaattgttattttaggTTCCTGGATTATTTTTGCATGTAGATTTATCTTCCTTTTAGTTCTATTCATTACAAGACACTTTGTGCAGAATAATATAATCAGTTATCACATAAATATTATGTAATAGTCATACAAGTTGTACATTCCTTTTAGTAATATGATATATGGGCTAACAGTGTAGATAAATATTCAAACAATTCGTTACTTCATATGGAACTAAAAATCCTTTAACTAATTCTAACTGCTTCATATTTTACTTTAATACAATACTACCCTGTTTATGAGATCAAAGAAAATAAGCACATTTCATCTTATATCGAACTTTCTTTACTTCACATTATATGTATTTGTTCTGTTTGATATATTTTGTAGGTATAAAATACTTGTGTGCATGTTGAGTGTAACCTTAGTTGGTATTAAaagttcaatattttactgatacttttttttcgtgttttgtaTTACAGTAAAACCGCCAGACATCATGGAGACCACGATTTGTTTAACATCGacgtaaaaattattataataatttattaccaAAAAATGATGATTATGATAAGTTTTACGTAATAAACGTGTACTCTTcttgataaaaaaaagaaaaaaactattatcatagtacttttttttttatacctcgCGTTGATACATCACGTGTCGAATATCATTGGGTATGAAAGTAATTTAcaaatttgtaaatttatttagcCTCGTAACaaaaatgtttattttgataCAAAAATTAAAAGTGTTCTTAATATAAacagaaaattttaataaaaatatgagatTTAAAGAAGTTATATAACGCTATTATTTTTACAGATATTTTTAGTCCATTAAAACTTCTACAGATCCTTTATGAACAGAATCAGTATTggtttcttcattttctttcaacAGTATTTCTGTTACTAATAAAGAATTCACCGACGTATCGACTTGCGTACTGGTTTGTATCGTTGTTTCTTGCGTTGTGAGTTGTCCCATATCATGTATCATGGATACAGTTGTAGGCGATACGATTGGTGAAGATTCCGTAACTTCTAAACTATTTGTATGATGGTCAGAGGTCAAATGTTTTGTTTCTACTTCAGTTGGATTTGTTGGTTGGATAGTACTCTGAAGGTGAAAATCCGATTCATTCGAATTATTCTTATCTAATCTTTTTCGGATAAAATACCAGTTACCAACGCGAAATCCCCAATCTTGATCAGGATTAAAAGACAGGGTAGCTGTACATTACAAAGAATACAACTTAATACATTTTTTGTAAAACCTcatattattaataactactgacATAAAAATGTTGTAATATCCATTAATTATATTTAAGACTAAACCTAATACGATATTTGAGATAAAAAGTGATGGTTTTAatgtttcaataaaaattttatatttacataAATCTATTTGATGCCATTCACGATTTCTTAATCTGGTTTCCAATTGCAGTTTATTCAAATCTAACACTTCTGTTGACAAAGTAGCAGGGGTCGTGGTAATTGTttgtccatacaatttttgataAAGTTGATTCTTCAGATCAGTAAACCAATCTCCTATTTTGTGGAAAAGTTCACTCCT of the Colletes latitarsis isolate SP2378_abdomen chromosome 9, iyColLati1, whole genome shotgun sequence genome contains:
- the Droj2 gene encoding dnaJ heat shock protein family (Hsp40) member A4-like translates to MVKETTYYDVLGVKPGCTQEDLKKAYRKLALKFHPDKNPNEGERFKQISQAYEVLSNPEKKRIYDQGGEQALKEGGGGSSVFSSPMDIFDMFFGPGFGERGRRRERKGQDVIHQLSVSLEELYKGTLRKLALQKNVICDKCEGIGGKKGSVEQCSTCHGSGMQVQIQQLGPGMLQHLQTMCGDCKGQGERINPRDRCKQCGGRKTIRDRKILEVHVDPGMVDGQKIVFSGEGDQEPDYEAGDIVILLEEKEHDVFKRTRNDLLMRMQLELVEALCGFQKVIRTLDGRDLVITSLPGTVTKHGDFKCILNEGMPMYKDPFTRGRLIIQFVVNFPKTIDPSVIPMLEQCLPPREEVMIPESAEECILTDLDPEQEARRRDQRQAYEEDEGGPSRVQCATH
- the Rps24 gene encoding ribosomal protein S24, producing MTEGTATIRTRKFMSNRLLCRKQMVVDVFHPGHPSVRKTEIREKLAKMYKVTPDVVFVFGFQTNFGGGKSTGFALVYDTLDFAKKFEPKYRLARHGLFEKQKQTRKQRKERKNRMKKVRGTKKSKVGAASKK
- the LOC143345339 gene encoding uncharacterized protein LOC143345339 isoform X1, translated to MIHYNFLIICTISRQFFILIAQCYIANCRWFDQAAIIKSGGNSKLHSNFQRSELFHKIGDWFTDLKNQLYQKLYGQTITTTPATLSTEVLDLNKLQLETRLRNREWHQIDLSTLSFNPDQDWGFRVGNWYFIRKRLDKNNSNESDFHLQSTIQPTNPTEVETKHLTSDHHTNSLEVTESSPIVSPTTVSMIHDMGQLTTQETTIQTSTQVDTSVNSLLVTEILLKENEETNTDSVHKGSVEVLMD
- the LOC143345339 gene encoding uncharacterized protein LOC143345339 isoform X2, whose amino-acid sequence is MQLYTILLLFVSCKLSTSMEVYNRGNSKLHSNFQRSELFHKIGDWFTDLKNQLYQKLYGQTITTTPATLSTEVLDLNKLQLETRLRNREWHQIDLSTLSFNPDQDWGFRVGNWYFIRKRLDKNNSNESDFHLQSTIQPTNPTEVETKHLTSDHHTNSLEVTESSPIVSPTTVSMIHDMGQLTTQETTIQTSTQVDTSVNSLLVTEILLKENEETNTDSVHKGSVEVLMD